GTTCATTTCTGGAACACAGGCGATTGCAGATGATTGCGAATTGGTCTGGATGAACCTTTTTAGGAACTAATAATCCCCTTTCAATGGCGTCACCAGCTTCTTGTTCTTCGGACAGTCTCTGGCAGAAACTTGCAATCCACTTGATGGCCACATTGAAAGAAGAACTTGGGCAACAACGCACGGATTTCCTTCGTGAACCGTGAGCAAGTGAGTGGCGGAGGCTCATGGATTCTTGATCGGTCCATTGAAGGGCGTCAACCAGATACCTTGTAGGACGCCTTTTCCGTGGATATTCCATGTTCCATGATCAAACTGGTCGCTCGGATACATCATCAAGGTGCAAATAGAGGTACGAATAAAACACTGAGTTTGTGATATCGGTGCGATGAGTCTGAGAGCTGCCAAGCTTGGGTAAATCGATAGCTTCCGTTTTGACATCCCATGGCTGGAACTCGATGGTTGAAAACTAATCACGGCTGTGGTCAAACGTGGGTGATGTTCAGGTGGAAAGAGTGATCTTGTCAACACGAAAAAATGCGGGTGGCCAAATCGGAATGAGCGCCAAACTGACTCctctcaaattgaaaaaagtgagcGAAGAAACAGATAGAATGGCAAAGGTGAGGTAGGTGAAAAGTAACCATCAAACGAAGATTCTGCCATCAGATGAGAATCAACCGTCAGGATGAGTGAGGTTATCATGAGGAAAGTTGATTCGGGTGGCATTAGGTGtgcctttttgcattgaaaatcaatcattcaaaaagaaatcaaggacGGCTTCTCAGAAGGCATTTGAATGCCGCCGCTTGGGATTGTTGGCCCAAATTGGGTTGAAACGCCATTTCTTATCAAAGTCATGTCATGGCAAACTAATCGTACATCAAAGATCGTCCCCAATCAGAGAACGAGGGCACAGTGGatggttgtttttttgggggggggggtcgCAAAAAGAATGTCGAAGCTACGTTTTGTTGTCCGTGCTAGTTTTTTTGTAGGATATGCGAGAGGTGCAAATCATTCAACAAAGGTATGACAATTTGGCTTTGTTCCATTGTGCCCTGGTCCATCGTTGTGTTTGTTCCAAGATAGGAGACGGCTAAAAAACGTGTCAGAGGGATCTTTCTGCCGCGTTCAATATCCATCTAATGTGTTTGAGTGAAAATACATTATGTGAGTGAGGAAAAACACACACTCTCCAACTGATGGAATTGTTGCTTGAATTACGCGTTGCCATTatatcaaatcaaaaccaatatTAAAGTGCGTTCAATCAATGATTCCAATCGTTGTATACGGACATTTATATTGCTGTTAAAAGGGGCTAAGTTTCAAGTTGATAAAAGGAGTGCGGTCAAATAGTTTTGATGGCTTCATATTGCAATGAACTTTCTTGGGGGAGATGACTTCGATGTAAATTCCAAGTCAAATTGTTGATCACGAACCTTAAAAATAGCCTGGAGTGTACGGCGTTGGAGGTCCGTAAATACTAAACGCGGCTTCTTGGGCTGTGGGGGTGGCTCGGGCGAGTCGTCTCTCCTCTTGCTGCAAGctgcaaaaaaagataaaacacaACATCAGACCAAGATTAAAACAACAAGTGTGTTTTGGATGACATAAAGCAATTTTTGACCGAGGATATATTTCTTCTGCAAGACAGAAAAAGTTCCTTTCACTTATCCGGCATCATTGTTAGCTTACTGTATTTCTAACACCTTGAGTAAGCATTATTAATCCGGTGGTAAAGTCAAAAATCGTCAAATCATTACGTTGATGAATAACCTTTGGGGATTGAGAATCCACAACTGTTGATATTCATTACTAGCTAATAATTGATTTGGCACAAACTTTGTTGCATGTTATGCCAAAACGACAGTTGAGAGAATACCTATATGCAGGAACTGATTTGGACCTTCATCTTACTTCACCCCAAAACATGTTAGGGGAAAAACTAAACCAATGGTGATTTATCTCAAAGTAACCATAAAGCGACCGGAAATTTATAAGTCAATTAATCATTCTAAAGGCCAAGAATCAAATGGAAGTTCCGAGGAGAGATTAATCAATTAACGAAAAAATGTAGGAAAGACAGAAAAATCGACGTTAGCTTTATTCAATGACTAAAGAAAAATTTCAAGTTATGGCTCGCAGTTCATTGAATGTGAACGAAAAGTGAGAGCCGCAACTAATAGCCTGACATCTGAAGATTTGACTCGCCCCAAATAACTCTTCGTAATGAATTAAGCTTGGGAGTCACGCAACCTAGCGTTTTTCCTTCCCAATTGAAAACCCTGTTTTGCTTGATTATCTTTTATCCTGTTGACTTATTTAAAAAGTACATTCACAGAGATCCCTTCGTCTGAAACTCTGGCTTCTCAGCTCGAACTGTTGTGTTGGAAAATTATGCCCTCTTCTTTTACCGGAACGACCGAAATATCCTGGCTATATTCGACATAACTAAGGGCAATGCTAGAAGACCATCACTGTCCGTATCAGACTCGGAGAAGAAACTTGACCAGCTCTCGGCGCAGTCGGAGAGTTTATGACAACTTCCTGATCGGAATCATCCATTACCCACAGATCTCAATTCTGCTGACTACTTGTAATGGGTTTCTACCAATCATTTGGCATTCCCGGTAGTTTCTACTGGTCCACTGGAGTAGGCTCCAGTCTAGTGTGGTTTATTCACATATTGATGAGAAGTACGTTTGTACTTCATAACATGGGGACTTCTTCATGCCGGCCGCTGATACTTTGTTCAAACGTAAAAAGACCAGTATATCAAGATTATTGGCTGAAGTTGTTAATTGtatggcaaatgaaatgggcaatttggttggaaaaaattgaaatctaaaggaaatgtgaagaaaaaaaaaatacaaagttGAGTAATCAATAATGGAAGCAGAAATATCACTTATTTAACACCTAGATATTTCATCTTGGTGGCCTCCAGCAatgtgaaaaacaaaaatatgtgatatttttgacaaaactgGAGACGGGATCTcaagttttcatcttgaaaattcGTTTTCCATTACTTCACTTTTACGAGTAAAAAGCAACtttggattcaaattttgaaagatgttttcaaaaaatctcgTCATTTTGATCAAGTAATATAACGGCAATTTTGTTGATAAGTGCCGAACTAAACTTTCAACCCAGAACCAGGTTTGTTCTGGGTTGAGAAAAATAGTTAGGAATAATAGGAAAATGTTGATAAAATTCAAAGAgttgtaaaaattgaaatagagCTCTAAAATGGCAGAAATGTTGTTTTTAGTTATAGACATCGCACAGTTCAGGAAAACTATTATTCGAAATCATTCGTGGAAGGGGTTCACAGAAGACGAGGGTTgttgcaatgtttgacattaggacactttttcATTGATGCGGATGTTAGGGCAAGCATTTGATTCCCCTATGGAGCCTAGTTCTACTACTAGGGGTGCTTTGGTTCACTATATatggtttggttttggttgGATCTAACCCTTGATGGCAGGTATGGTCAGCTTAACTGCCGTTCTCTTTTTTGCTGATGttcccaaacagaaaacaggAATTGAATATGATATAGTTgctcaaaactgaaatgaGCTTTCTGGGGTTTAATTATTCATGTGCAGGGAAGTGAATAAAAAAGTccctgaaaaggaaaaaaagtaaacAGGAAACAGGACGCAAATGACCAAATGATATAAAAGTGTGGAAAAAGAGTTAAAACAgtggaaaaagtcgaaaaatagAAAGAGAAATCGAACATTTGGCCGAACAAAATTGTATTCCCCACAAGAGGCGATCCAAATTGCATATTCGAAATCAGTGGAGACAACCCCTCTGTTAGCCTTAAAGTGAAACGGACTTGGAGTAAGCAAAGAACCTGAATATGAAGGGTTCTTTTACACCTTTCCCAACGAAGACCGTAGCTCAGCCAAAGATTTTTCCATGATTTGACACAAGGGTCTCAACCccatgtttgtttgtttgtttgttttgacagtCTGGGTGTGTGGATATTGAGGATCCGGCCACCCAAAGGCTAACCGCTAATgcgatttttgctttggactattataaacacactctttaaaagttttgaaatgagtcagaCACATGGTCTGTTTGCTCTACCCCTTCGGAACTGAAGAGTCTACCAATGGTTGGTTCCCGAAGAAACCTTAGTAGACTCGGTAGGTCCATGGGGATGTCAAAACCTGTTGTGTGGAGTGCCCTTTGCCTTTGCGAAGAGAGCGCTGGACACACCGCGACAATATGATgagattcttcatttgccgCTTTGCAAAACCTACAGAGTTCGGTTGATGTTCTACCTATCTTATACTGATGATAATTCAGGTAGCTGTGGCCgctaatggcttgaattaattTACTTAGAATAGATCGATCgagttttaagaaatctttcgaatatttgttatctacgttttcaaaccaaagcctAGTTTGGCGGAAAGGCAGTTTGTTAAATGTTTTGTCTGGTTTCATCCAGAGTTCTTGCCACTTGTCCATGAGAATGTCCCGGAAGGCAATGGCATGAACAGTAGTGGGGCGTGGTAGTTGTTTGTAAGGTCCTTCTGTAGAGCCCAGCTTAGCTAGAgcatctactttttcattcaagtcatgtccCACGTGGGCCTTAATCCAGTGGAGCATGACCATATTGTTGAcacccaatgagttcagagtGTTGATGCACTCCTCAACTactttggatattgagctaattttaccGATGGCCTTGATTGCAGCCTGACTGTCAATGTAGAAATCGATAATTTTGTGTGCTTCTGTTGACGATGCTAGGAGGGATCTCGCAGCATTCGTGATGGCAAACACCTCGGCTTGGAATACCGAGTTGTCGTCACCTAGTTTACCATGTCCTTGAAGAGGGTCACTATCATTCTCACAGACAATGTGGTAACCCCATCCTactccattgttggttttgcttcCATCAGTAAACCAGAGAATCCCTATATTTTTACCCGGAGCACCTTTGTCGTTGAGCCCCATGATTTCTCAGTTTAGTTTTCCcgttttcattcttttagAAAATACCACCAATATTTTCGTCTTgcttaaatattttcatttattttacaaaacaaaacaaaaatattgtttcttcatttttccctCTTATTTTAAAGGTTCACGCAGTCGTTTCTGAACTACAATTGCTTTTGGGCCAAATAgtttaaatgaaatattttgtttcaggGTCTTATTATGCACCAATATAAATTACGAAAACGTGAAAATAAGTTAAAACGTTTTTAGATAAGGAGTTGTGATGATTATTCAAGTGTTTTGATGGTTTAACAATGTaagaattgcttgataatTGTTTTTCACAAAATAGTTGATTCTTTGGTTGAGAATTATCGTCTTGCCTAtacttttatgaaaaattgacttttaaCGCAGATATATATCGATTAGTTATTTTACTTGTGGTTCATGTTTTGATGCGCCCTGAAATTTCAATGGAGGACGAATAACTCTAAGTCAATATCATTATTGTCCGAGAATGTAAGATAATTGTTGACAGACAACATAGTATAAAGTTCGTAGAAAAAGGTTAGATATGTCTTTGGTTACATATTGGTATCAAGGAACACATGCATTCCTGTGAAGTGATAGTCAAAATGAGGGAACTCAGGAAAAATCATAGAATTGGAAGAAATGGTTTACGAATATATAATCTAATTGTTTCATCCTTCAGGTTATTTAGGAAAGAATAATGCGTTAAGAATGCAATTATCATCAAGTTCTTTTAAGCATGAtggaatttcttcaaattacCCCTAGATCTTGGGTTTTAGATTATGCTAtggtcaaaaacattttaccCCAGAACCAGAAAAAGCCGAGTAGATTCCAACTTAATTTAACGAAAAACCATCTTTCCGACCTCTAGTCCTAGCCTGTTGCTCTTTCTTAAGATCTTTGCATATGATACCAGCACAAGCCAGATGTCAGGGAAACGTCGAAGGCTAAAGAGCGTGGAATGTCAACACTCAAACCAAAGGAAAGAGAGGATGCTAATTGTCAATCATTGGCAATAGGCAATATCTTAAAAAAACTGCCCTAAAGCCTCTAGTTTGAGAACATCAACATGTTTTCGGTTGTTCATTAGTTTCTTTCCTAACAGAACAAACAATATGATGTATCTCACGAAATTGAATGACCTCAATAATAGTTATGTCAAACACCTTATCGAAGAAAGCAAATGCTTTGCTTATTTGCCGCCACGTTTTCTCATTTTCCCAACtgtttgaaaattatttgcCTCAAGAGACAACATTTCTTATGAGGGCTAtaagatcaaaacaaaaagcaatgaatgCTCAACAAGGCTCATACAAAAACCAAACGGCATCAAAGActcaatttgttttgttgccggggggggggggatgacAATGATTTCATCGCCAGAACTATGAAGAAGTTAGACAAAAGACCAAGAGTCAATAAATTTAAAGCCGACGGAAGCATGGTTCAACCTAGCCACGGatttctagagatatggactgcaaactgaagcaaaaatatcctatgtcctaaaccgctcatcttattccaaataagcacttcatacgaccacaagatcttgttaaatagatgaactcagccaagtttgagcctaaacctatgcttaggaaactcaggagacatgttcaaagttatgttgtaaaaactacataaaattggaattttcggcctgctcttggtcagctacatgagcttttgacaacataactctTAAACGttcgactttgcatgtaaatgatataaattgacctaccgttaattgaagagatctacgttttttattttattacgtttattcgaaaagtggctcagagtggctatgaccaaaagcaggccgatttgccgggaagctcgttcgcagtccatatttctagaagtccgtggcctaGCCTAACCAAACCTAAATTGGACCAAATCAACGTGTCGGGAAGTAAACATTGAAGTGAACTGAAAGAAGACGACTCCGACCGAAGCTTTCCAATCTCTTCACCTAGAACGGTTGTAGTCAAAATCACGAACAACACCAGGACCCATTCAACCTCGAGGAGTAATGCTCACTCGAATGGACGCTTTTAATGGATATTGCCGCCAAACATGAACTGGATCATTGCCATAAGAATCATGATTGTTTCACGGTTGCTTTAAGACTGACAATAGGTAAGTAAGTTTAAAAAGTGAACATTAAGAAGGCCCTTGGAGGTTATGTTGGGTCAGCCTAACGTAATCCTTTTGATGTGTCGCCCAAGACGACGGTCAATGTAATTTTTCAGGATTTCTTTTCACGACCAATTTTGCTTAAGGTGGATtattcttttcaaacgacGTAAAACGAGTACGAAAACTAGACAACTAACCGGTATGCTTTCCAAATGGATTGGCGTTTCTCGAAATGTTTTGGCTGAGCTTGTGAACAGTGACTATCCATTACACTCAACCATTTCAGGAACGATTAAGCGTTCTTGTTCCCCAGTTAATTTCAAGCCCAACTCCGGAAGCAATTGGTCGGCGTTGCTTCCATGGCGCCATGGAGCCTTTTCTTCCtactcctccttctccttctcgttGGGAGTACATCCAGACTGATGAATGGTGTGTGAGGTGGTCCCCAGAGATTTCAAGACCATATTTCAATCTCACCACCTCCCATTACCCCCGCCAACCATTCTTTGGGTTTGTTCGACATTCAGGGTTAGGGTAGACCCATGGCGTTACCCGGTCCACATTAATAGAACAGTGCACAATGTGTGCAAACCTCGAATGACTGGAGGCGAAGAAAAAGTGGCATAGCAAATCTACTTCTGCTAGTCGGAGTTACATTGAGATTTGAGATCTTTACCAGAGGCTATGATACAAAGTTCAATAGGACATCTCAACCCTTTGAAAGAGGTGTTTTGCGTCAACCTGCTGAATCATCACGACTGTCATTCTGTTCCTGGCAGGATATGTCTTTCAAGAGCAGGACGGACCACGACGCAGAATAGTATTCGTTAGGAATGATCAGACCAAAAGAGGGAGGACAGGCAAATGCAATTTCTACACTTTTGTCAATCTTTTTGCACCATTTGCATTCAGTTGTAGTTTCACCATTTGGCTCAATGGTCGAGTTTTTAAAAGATTTTTCCCGCACTTCAACTTCCTTAGCTTTGTTCCCTGACACACCTTAGGTAAGTATAAGGCCTGTTATAATCACTCCCTAGAGCACAGCGCCTAAATAGAAATAGAAAGAGAAAATGGGCGCGTCCTTTTTCAGTATGCTTTGGAATTTTTACTAATCATGTTTTATTGCTCTTCCATCACTTG
This DNA window, taken from Tigriopus californicus strain San Diego chromosome 9, Tcal_SD_v2.1, whole genome shotgun sequence, encodes the following:
- the LOC131886882 gene encoding uncharacterized protein LOC131886882, whose product is MGLNDKGAPGKNIGILWFTDGSKTNNGVGWGYHIVCENDSDPLQGHGKLGDDNSVFQAEVFAITNAARSLLASSTEAHKIIDFYIDSQAAIKAIGKISSISKVVEECINTLNSLGVNNMVMLHWIKAHVGHDLNEKVDALAKLGSTEGPYKQLPRPTTVHAIAFRDILMDKWQELWMKPDKTFNKLPFRQTRLWFENVDNKYSKDFLKLDRSILSKLIQAISGHSYLNYHQYKIGRTSTELCRFCKAANEESHHIVAVCPALSSQRQRALHTTGFDIPMDLPSLLRFLREPTIGRLFSSEGVEQTDHVSDSFQNF